TGagtcttgaaggtggggagagagacagtcctTACAAGCCAGGCGTTCTTtgagctggggggtgggggccagGTCGATGGCACTCTTGTTGTGGCAGTTGAGAAAGGTGGGGTCGGCTCCGTGGCTAAGCAGCAGAGAGCAAACCTCCACCCTGTTCTTGGAAGCAGCCTCATGGAGGGGTGTGAACTGCCACAGGTCCATGGAGTTCACACATGCTCCGtgctacagacagagagagacagagagagtgagaggagagagaaagagagaaagagtgagaatgaaaggatagacagagagagagacaaagacagggagagagagcatgcaATGAACCAAAGCTaaataagagtgtctgctaaatgactacatgtaaatttGTTTTATATTTAGGGCTATGAGTGTGAGAATTGGTTCAGACACATTGTAAGCTGCTGCTCATACCTTGACCAGGAGCTCAGTGACTTCATAGTGTCCATAAGAGCAGGCGTTGTGTAGTGGAACCAGATCACTGGAACACCAGAGACAAGCCCAGGTTACttcacaggaggagaggaggcgttTCACAGTTTGGCTTGTGGATTGTGTGTTAATGCAttggtacgcacacacacacagacacaaacagtgcTATGACTGTACTCCAGTAGCAGGGGTGAGGTAATGCTGTCCAAACAGAGCCACCATACATATGGCCTCTGGCCTGTACCAACCTCCAGCTTTATCTCACCCCCagcccctgtctcacccccagcCCCTGTCTCATCTCCagtccctgtctcacccccagcccctgtctcacccccagtctctgtctcacccccagtccctgtctcacccccagaCAATGTctcacccccagcccctgcctcacccccagtccctgtctcacccccagccactgcctcacccccagcccctgtctcacccccagtccctgtctcacccccagtccctgtctcaccccctgcccctgtctcacccccagtccctgtctcacccccagtCCCTGTCTCATCCCCTGCCCCAGTCTCATCCCCTGCCCCAgtctcacccccagccccagtctcaCCCCCAGCCACAGTCTCACCCTTTATCTTTGGCCTGGACATCTGCTCCATGCCGTAGCAGCAACTTAACTGACTTCACACGGTTGTAGCCGGCTGCCAGATGAAGGGGTGTGGACTGAagcgcaaacgcacacacacacacacacagacagtcccatacgcaagcacacacacacagacagtcccataggcaaacacacaacagaaacacaaacaataaCACAGAGGATCCGTTAACATTGTTCTGGCCCAAACTGTTTGACCTTAGCTAGACATAAAGATAGAGTTACCTTTCGTCCATCGCTGGCATGACAATTGACATTCAGTGGTGTCAGCAGATCCATCAGTTTGTCCTCATTTCCACTCCTATGGTGACACCACACACAAATGAGTGCAAATCTTTGATACTATTGTGAATTTCAATACTAAAGGCAGTGGGGAACTACAGATGGACTGTTGATATTCTGTACCTCGCACTCTCAAGAAGGTCATCTTTTTTGTAATCACCTGTGTTGGGGGAAGGggaacaaacatacatacatatcaGACTTCAGGTCAAGTAGGGTTAACTGAGAAAGCATATTTGAGTAGGATTCCACGGAGTGGTACAGAAACTGCCTGAGGAGTAGTTGGCTTTGTTATTCCCAAAACTAAGATGGAGGCAGTGTTGATGTTTGTTAGGTACAGTATGTCCTGTCAGATAACAGTTCTTGTTgttgtcctcctcctcaccattaAGAACTGCTTTCGTGGCAGGTTCAGCCAGGTCCAAGGCTGTTCTCCCATCAGTATTCCGGATAGTTGATACTGCCCCATGCTGGAGTAGAACTGAGAATAACAAAGAACAAGCCAATGACGTCATCAGGCACACCACAGGGCACATTattgcgtgtgcatgtgtgttgacgCCTTTTCTGACACCATCAATTTGGTCTGTGTGGAGACGCCCTGGGTGGTACAGTCTAGCCGTACGGGTATGTTGACCTGGGGCCCTACCTATGCAGACATCTATCTTTCCCTTGATGGCAGCCTCGTGCAGGGGGGTGTAGTTCCAGTTGTCCCTGGCGTTGGCTTCTGCTCCGTGGTGCAACAGCAGGTTGACCACCTCGGCATGGCCGAACGAGCAGGCGTTATGGAGCGAGATCAGGCCGCCATCATCCCGGGCGTGAACGTTGGCGCCGTTCTGGAGTAAGAAGGCCACCACATCCTTACGGCCAAAACCTGCCAcgatggagagaggcaggagtgcATGAGGAGATCTGGACTATTCATATTATTACAGCACCATAATGATAAGACCAATCTGTAATGTAATTATAGGGGATTTGGATATAATTTACTAtaaatgaatacacacacacaacaacttggATACATTGAAGGCTGATGATACGTGATCTTTCCATATGGAAGAGTATGTCTGACTATAATTTTACAAGTGTGTGGATGCACACAGACGCCTTTGTGTCTGAGATGATCTCTGACAGTGAATTATTTAATTGGGACCATGAACATGTTAATATTATAGTCGCCAGAACTTGGACGAGCTGGTATCTGGACTGCAAAGTCTGCAGTTCACACAGTGGTACGAAAGCAGTACCAAAACATTAACAGTGCGGCTGTCTGGACCGACTCACCAGCGGCGAAATGCAGCGGGGTGGATTTCCTCCCAGCTGTGTCCCTACTGTTGACATTTTCAGGGTTGACAAGCTTCCTCACGCGCTCCAGATCCCCGTTTCTGCAGGCCTCGAAAAGCGCCCTGCTGGGTTCACCTGTCCCCGGTGTGTGTAATCCCGAGGGGACAGCACCACCCAAGACCGACACCCCGGAGAACCGTCGGGCGGACATCAGCGCTGTGGTGTTTTCAAGTCTGGAATGTGCGTATCCCCAAAGCCGCACCGATGCCATAAAATGAGTGTGATTCACTGCATAGGCAATAGCCCACAGTCATTGAAAAACATAATCAGACGCCCACACACAGTATTTTCCTCTTACACTGACCAACACTCATCGTTCCAGTCGATGAGGATGTTTACATCTTATTTTCATGTCTCATAATCCGCAGAAAGATGTAGGCTTTAGAAATGCGTATTTCCGAAATTCGGTGGCAAAATGTTGATTGTGTACTAGGTTATAGACCCGTATCTCTCTTACGCCCAAATTAGATTTTAGAGAATAACAGTAGAGGAAGCGAAGCGGCAGATAGAGCGCGAGCGCCGTCTATACGTGGTTTCCAAATGCCTTCCCAGGTATTCCTTGCGCTGATCTTTGGCTAGACCGGAAGAGCTTTTGCCACTCATGAAACCTATCAAAATGGCTGAACATCTGATCATTTGTGCAGGTTTAAGATTTGTTGATCACTAACGCACCCGCTAGTAGTCGGAAGACCTCGATACCGGGCACTGTGTACACTTTGTTTCAGGTGATCCGATTCCGTAGCCTTAAAGTCTGTAAAACTTCGACCGACAAGGACGAATGATGAGCGTGTGTCTGCATTTGTATAGCCTACCTACATAATCTGACAAGCTTTAGACGAAATGGAGCAGTTACGAAACAACCTCCAATTCACTTCAACCCTAAGAGGTGGAGGTTGACCACAGCATGTTCCTCTAAAATACGAAGGTTAATAATCGGTGTTGGAATAATATCGAGATCCAGCAAATATTATTTCGGATGAATGCCGCTCTGAATGCCATGTCCAGACTGCAATTTTGCTGCAGACCGTAAATGCTGCACGCAAATTAACCTATAGACTTCGGGGACAGTTTGTTCCCTGCATGTGCTTTAACAGAATGTTCCTCTTTAGAATCCAAACCAAGTTTTTGCATGCCAGACATTGACAAGGTGCAGCTACCAGGGTTTAATGCATATTatttacagaaataaatgtgtgaATTGCATTCCGTATTCTGTCATTATAGTCTTATCTACATGAGGCACTTCAGTACATAAAACAGCTGGAATCAACTGACACGTGACTGGGTGTTGTGTGCATAGCGTGGTCAGGTCTGTGAGGAGCTCGAGTCATGCTCCAGTCACTGAGGATCCTTAGCAGATCCTCATGGACACTGTCCCGATCTTGCTCCAGCTATGTGGCCAGAATGAGGTCTGTATAGTTgaatctgtcacacacacactttttctttctctctgcttctctctctttctgtatttgTTTTTATCACTTGTGGATCTAGAGTGGAGACCTTCCATACAGCATGTTATAAATGCTACCATAACTTAATTAGCTTCCTGGTCTAGGCATCTGAACAAGCTGAAAGAGGACGACAATGCGTGTCGGGTTGCACTGCAGTCTGGGAACATCTTCCTCTACCACAAACTAGCTCCACTGCTGCAGCGTACAGAGAGTGGAATATTCCAGCTACAAATCCTCCAGACCAGTGGTTGGTTTCCATCATTCTGTAAAAAGATTTATGTAGACAAATACCAGCACTGAACAATGGCTCTTTAAATGAGACCAGACCTGTGTAATATACTATTATGAACATGGGTGTTATGGGTATGTTATGGGTgtgcttgttttgtttgttttcagaggTTGAGGGGATCCTGGAGAAGCTTGGGGGAGACAAGGAGATGGTGAAGGAATCCATACTGATCACCTGCAATGAACAGAACCAGGCACAGTTCTCTTTGGATGTTGGTAAGAAGAACACAGTGTTCGACATGACGGTCTTACAGTTAGGCTTAAGATGACTCTTGCTCTGTTGAATTAGAATAACTTGTGTCATGATAGACTTTCTATTTatcttactctccctctctattacAATATATCTCTGTCACTACGTATGTCAGTatactgtctgtgtgcctgttggTCTGAGCTATGCTCACGTCATTGACCTGACTGCCTCCCTCACTGTGTTGTAGGAGAGCTGGAGCAGGGTGCCGTAGAGGAGCAGTGTGGAGGACGCTTCATCGATCTGAGGAAGGCCTTCTTCCTCCTGCATGGCCCAGAGGCTCCCCTGGTGGCTAGAGTAGGTGCTGACAGTCTGATGGATCTGTAGAGTCGTCGGGGttttatgtttatccttgccgATACACACTTGagttgttcctgtgtgtgttttggcacCCAGGGGCAGGCTTTGCTTCGGTGGCACCAGTCCAATGGCTTCTGCAGTGCCACGGGGCAGTCTACCCAGAGAAACCAGTCGGGCAGTCAGAGAGTGTGTCACAGCAGTGGCATCACCTACTATCCCAAGGTAGGACACCACACCATGGCAGGAAAGGGTAAGAAGttacctttttttgtttttttcatcagTGGACTGGATTTTTAAGACTGCTCCGATTGGCTGTTGTGTCATCAGATGGCCCCTGTGGCGATTGTACTGGTGTCTGATGGGAAACGTTGTTTGTTGGGGAGGCAGTCTTCCTTCCCACGGGGGATGTACAGCGCCCTAGCTGGGTTCTGTGACATGGGTGAgtctgcacacaaacataaacaagacacacacaagcatgataTACATGCCTACAGTATCAAATGCGTCCCTCCCCAGGTGAGAACCTGGAGGAGACTCTGAGGAGGGAGGTAGCTgaggaggtggggctggaggtggagtcTATCCAGTACTCTGGGTCTCAGCACTGGCCCTTCCCACAGAGCTCCTTCATGGTGGCCTGTCATGCCTTCGTCAACCCCGACAAAACCCAGGTCAGCAGGAGAGATTGTGTcaaatgttcacattcaaacatgACCTCTAAAGTTACTTGTAAGAAACTTTGTAATTTATTTTGTAATTGAATAACTTACCAACTGTGTGGCCAGCTGAGTGTGgatgagctggagctggaggacgTTCGCTGGTTCACTTTGGATGAGGTCACCGCCGCGCTCAAGATAAAGACTCCGCCTCGGAACCCTAAAGGAGAACCACCCACGTTTTGGGTCCCGCCCAGTTACGCAATAGCCAATCGATTGATTCGGGAATGGGCAGCAAATCAACAACTCAAATCCTAGCGGAATGAGAGGGGAGTTTGTAACCAACACAACAGTGACAAAGCTGTGGGACTGCTCTGCTGTTTTTAACGGTTACGTCTCTCTAGAAACCTGGCTGTTAATTAGCTTGGGATCTATTGAACTAACTAGATAGGTTAGTAACCGTGAGGGTCCATTATGTTGTCAGTGTATGTGGTCCTGGTCAGAACTGCACTGTGACTAGGACGCATGTCCGATGTGGAGGAGGCTACAGTGTGTGACCGGATGCCATAGCTACTTCATGTCATCAGTTATTTTACTGATGTACTGTTATAATGTGAGGGCTCAACAAAAATCTCATGTACAATCAGGAATCCACTAGTGCCCTGAAATGTCAGTTGGCTTTCTTTGTAAGTGTTGAAAAAAGTGCATTAGTAGTGGCCTTTGCTGACAGATATGAaccattttttattttcattaaacTGATCAATGACTACCTTTTCATTTTATTCAACGATCCTTGTCTTTACAGGAAAATGTTGAAGATGATTGTGATCAATTCTATTTTAAGTAAATGGACATCCACAATGTGAAGTGTTTTTCAAATTTTTATCCAAAAGTAGTCACTTTACTCAAAACATACACAACACCGAGgtgcaaacaaaacaaatacataacattttaaaacattacGTCCCAATATCTAGCCTATACAGTCTGCTTAGTTGTGGGACCACTTAAACATTTAGATGACAAGGTACACATCAGGGTGACAAGGTACACATCAAAGTAACAAAATGCTCATTTTAATTTTACCTTTTAAAACATCTAATTTCAGTGTTACAACTGTATATCCCTGTATACAGCCCACCAAAGAGGAATTGTGGTTTCTACAAACACTGCATGAAAAGCGGAAACTTTATGGTACTGGTTGCCCAATTTCAAACATGTAGACCTAAACAGATCAGATCAACATGGGGGTTATCGACCCCTCATATTTCACACTGACCTATCCATCCCTTTACACACTCATCCAGATCAAAGATTTTAGTGCCAAACGTTTTAATGTTAACATATTTAATCAAAAACTGCAAGGGGCAACGTGGCCGTGCTGGTCAGAGTCTCTAGGCAGGGAGGACTCACTTCTTTCCCTTCTTGGCTGTGGAGGCACGGGGGGGCTTCTTACAGTACTTATCCTCCAGGTTGGCTATCAAATAGTTGAACTCTGTCTGGTTGGACTTTTGTTTCCTCTGTGAAAgatgagaaaaggagagagggacattaTCCATGGGTAGTTTGGAAAAGATCTTCTGGAAGAGTTTGGCTTCTGATGGACCCGTGTTTACATAATTTCATATCGTTCTTCCCTCACCTGTATCATGGAAACCAGACTGCTTTCACTGGTCATCCCCATCTCCTTCTGCATctgctctgcctctttctcttccttctgagcctgggggggggggggggggggggggcaaaaccACAGTACGATCAACAGATCACAACCTGTAAAGGCTGTATACAGACCAAGATGCCTGCTCAGATTCTGGAAAGATAACTAGCAGGTGTTCTGGGCTATCTGGCAGCTAACGTACTGTAGGCTTGTGCTCTGGTTGTGGTAAGCTCACCTTGCGTTTGCGGCTCTTCTTCTTTGTGGCACTCTCGTGTGTGAAGCCCTTGTAAGCGGTTAGCTCTCCTGCATCTATGGCACTCTGCAGGATGTCTCTGAAAcgtccctcgtcctcctgggtgGCACAGAGCACTGACTCCATGATCTTGTTCATGTCTCCCTGGCTCTCCTCGTACACACGCTTCAGATCCTGCTTCTCttcgtctgtgtgtttgtaggacTTCTCAAAGTCCAGGATGTCCTGCAGTGTGATCTGgtacaaaagaaagaaagatttgGTCAACCTGGCCTTTTGAATCTCATGTCATTTAGTACATGACATATAAAAcataagtatttttttttacctttgggAACATTGTTCGCCAGTATTCTTCCCAGTTCCGGTTTTGGTCAAGTGAATCGGACTCCTCATCAATGATGCCCTGCTCGTCGTAAATAGCTCTTTGGTCTTTATCACTCAGCACAGCGTAAACCTTCCCAAGAGCCTGTGTCGGGACAACCCCAAAACAATTACGACATCAATGTAGATCATGTCAGAACGGTCAAAATATTGCTACACATAAAAATTTAACTTtttctaaatgtaaataaccgGGAGTCCTACCTGGAACTTTACAGTGGCTTGTTCGTCTTCAGGTGCTCTGTCTGGATGGACCGTGAGCGAAATTTTATAGTAGCCGCGTCTTACCTCGGCCTCAGACGCAGCCTTTGTGACACCAATAACCTCATAGAGATTTGACGTCTTAAAGAGCTCCTGGCACTGTTTCAGCAATCCCATGGTTGATTTGTGAGTAACCTGGCAGAAGATTTGGGGACCGATGCATGAATATGAGAATTTTATCATTCTCTCAAAACCCACTGAATGTATCCAACCGTATCATGTTTAATCAAACAGGCTAATAGCCAAACAATTCACGAACAACATATGAATATGCAATTAGCCCAAGCCGTTTAGTTCTGATTTAATACGGTTAACTAGCTAATGTtagccaaccagtcagccacCCATCTACAGCAGTAGTGGTATATATATCATATGCGTAGCTTGAAGCAAAGTCATCTCATTGATTCACAAGTGTAACAAAACAGCTTTGATAATCACTTACTGTACACGATTGGACAAAGCAAGATGTTATTATTTCCCTTTTATACGTTGCTATAACCAACTAGTCAAACTCCAAGCCTTCTCTTTCACACTTACGGCTGCGAGTATACACATCCGTTCTCCAAAGTTTAGCGCGTAAATGTCGTCATTGACAGCGACTCTGGTTTTCAGAATAAGAGCCGGGAAGACAAGAGGGCAACCGGTTGAGGTTATAATGCGATGAGTGGGACACAGTGCACCGCGGGATGGTTCGAGAAAGCCAAACGAAATACATTTACTACTTCCTTCCAAACCGGAACTAGGATTACGTGTGTGTAGTCAAACGCTTCCGACTAAGATTAGTCACTATTTACGTTAAGTATTTTGAATGCATATTTCATTCGAGACATTGATGCATTTTGATTTTATGGATGTAATCGTAGAGACTGATCCTTGTTTTTGCATTCGTGAAGTAGCTAGTGAGAAGAACCAGAATAATGTCCAATTTCATCGCGCTGCAGACGCAGTTGGCTTCGGTCATGGAGACACTGGTTCACGCGGCCGTGGCAGAATTGGGTAAACTTGTTGAAGACACCTCGGTCTTCGTGTTCAATCTAGAGTTTACACCTAAGCACAACGAAGATGACGAGATGACGACAAAATTGCAGACCGAGAGTCAGATGAAGATGGTGAGTGAATCGACTCCAGCGAGGCCTTGCTCTGCCTTGCTCTATATAATATTGCCTTAAATTAGCTGTTACAAAGCTACCTCCTGATCAGTTTATTTTTGTCCGTCCATGACTCGGTGAGGGCTTTTCAGTAGATTTTTTTGTTTGAATAGACTTCATATACTATGGGTTGACTCGTGCTCCTAAAGGTGTCACTCTAGGTCTATCGAAGAAAAGGCAAAAGCTTATCCGTACACTTTACCCACGTTTATGTCTCACCACGTGTCTAAATCTTCTCTAGACGCACTTTGCTTCAGTCATGGAAACTCTTGGCAATGAAGCACTTGGTAAAATCATGAAGATCGTAGATGACACCAAATTTCTGATGGACTTTGAGCAGAAGTCCTTCAAAGCAGTTCGCGGGAGGAAGAGTAAACCACAAGCCAGCATATTAAACATCCTGTCAGAGGGAGGAATGGGTAAGGAATTGCCTCAGGTTCAAGATATCAGACAGATGACCACCAGTGGCCACTCCTAGCCATATCTACTGTGGTTAGGTTCAGCCTTACAAATGTCTCATCTGTTCTCTTTGCTGCAGCAGAGGAGCATTCATATGGCGGTAGTGGAAAAAACATGGAGGAGACCGTTTCGACTCAAGTAAGCAAATGAACATTCATGTCACTATTATGCATGTGTAATAGCCTTCTTGGGGGTTCCACTGCTAAGCGCATATAAACTAGTCGTGGTGTTGTGGTCTGGCAGCCCACAGAGCCTCAGGATACGGATGAGCCAGAGGCTCCCTTCGTCCTGGCTGTCAGTGTGAAGGACGAGCTGGGAAACATTGACCTGGGAGCCATAGCTGAGAGTAAGTAGAAGGATGGGCTAGATCCCCACCTCAGACAGTGACACACCCGTCTCACGCTGTATAGGGTGAGGAGAGGCACATGTTCTTAATGGTGTACTGCATGTACAGCCCGTTCTTCACAGTTGGGTGAACACACGGCTCTTTTGCTGACCTAGGTGTTCCCTGTTGCCCTTTTAGGAGCGGCTGCAGATGCGTATGTGGTCGACGGGACCCCTTCATCGGACCACCAGTGTGAAACCGTGCCCCTTGTATCGCAGCCCAGCCAAGCGGACCTCCTCCTCGAGAAGCTGGTTCGGCAGAGGAAGCTCTTCATCTGCACCGAGTGTGGCAAGAGCTTCTCCACTCAGAGCAACCTGAAAGCCCACCAGAGGATCCACACGGGAGAGAAACCCTTCACCTGCGTCATCTGCAACAAAGGCTTCGCCCACAAACAGAGCCTGCAGGACCACATCCGCACACACACGGGTGAGAAGCCCTACGAGTGCCTGCAATGTGGGAAGTGCTTCGGTAAGCAGGCTCATCTTAAGACTCACTCCATCATACACAcaggggagaag
This DNA window, taken from Hypomesus transpacificus isolate Combined female chromosome 13, fHypTra1, whole genome shotgun sequence, encodes the following:
- the si:ch211-207i20.2 gene encoding zinc finger protein OZF isoform X3 yields the protein MSNFIALQTQLASVMETLVHAAVAELGKLVEDTSVFVFNLEFTPKHNEDDEMTTKLQTESQMKMTHFASVMETLGNEALGKIMKIVDDTKFLMDFEQKSFKAVRGRKSKPQASILNILSEGGMAEEHSYGGSGKNMEETVSTQPTEPQDTDEPEAPFVLAVSVKDELGNIDLGAIAERAAADAYVVDGTPSSDHQCETVPLVSQPSQADLLLEKLVRQRKLFICTECGKSFSTQSNLKAHQRIHTGEKPFTCVICNKGFAHKQSLQDHIRTHTGEKPYSCDLCGKSFNLAQNLARHQQIHTGEKIFTCPICGKGFTRAVTLKTHELIHTGQKPFKCAQCGKSFRHAVNLKNHQRIHTGVRPFSCDLCGKTFRQSVNLKIHRRIHTGERPFVCKDCGKSFSQQSSLISHGRTHSEDRPFPCSYCEKKFNNANSLKLHLRIHTGEKPYGCEICGKTFSQGSHLRTHKRHVHAGGKQYICDKCGKRYSDQRNLKMHKCVYA
- the dnajc9 gene encoding dnaJ homolog subfamily C member 9, yielding MGLLKQCQELFKTSNLYEVIGVTKAASEAEVRRGYYKISLTVHPDRAPEDEQATVKFQALGKVYAVLSDKDQRAIYDEQGIIDEESDSLDQNRNWEEYWRTMFPKITLQDILDFEKSYKHTDEEKQDLKRVYEESQGDMNKIMESVLCATQEDEGRFRDILQSAIDAGELTAYKGFTHESATKKKSRKRKAQKEEKEAEQMQKEMGMTSESSLVSMIQRKQKSNQTEFNYLIANLEDKYCKKPPRASTAKKGKK
- the nudt13 gene encoding nucleoside diphosphate-linked moiety X motif 13, whose product is MLQSLRILSRSSWTLSRSCSSYVARMRHLNKLKEDDNACRVALQSGNIFLYHKLAPLLQRTESGIFQLQILQTSEVEGILEKLGGDKEMVKESILITCNEQNQAQFSLDVGELEQGAVEEQCGGRFIDLRKAFFLLHGPEAPLVARGQALLRWHQSNGFCSATGQSTQRNQSGSQRVCHSSGITYYPKMAPVAIVLVSDGKRCLLGRQSSFPRGMYSALAGFCDMGENLEETLRREVAEEVGLEVESIQYSGSQHWPFPQSSFMVACHAFVNPDKTQLSVDELELEDVRWFTLDEVTAALKIKTPPRNPKGEPPTFWVPPSYAIANRLIREWAANQQLKS
- the si:ch211-207i20.2 gene encoding zinc finger protein 501 isoform X2, producing the protein MSNFIALQTQLASVMETLVHAAVAELGKLVEDTSVFVFNLEFTPKHNEDDEMTTKLQTESQMKMTHFASVMETLGNEALGKIMKIVDDTKFLMDFEQKSFKAVRGRKSKPQASILNILSEGGMEEHSYGGSGKNMEETVSTQPTEPQDTDEPEAPFVLAVSVKDELGNIDLGAIAERAAADAYVVDGTPSSDHQCETVPLVSQPSQADLLLEKLVRQRKLFICTECGKSFSTQSNLKAHQRIHTGEKPFTCVICNKGFAHKQSLQDHIRTHTGEKPYECLQCGKCFGKQAHLKTHSIIHTGEKPYSCDLCGKSFNLAQNLARHQQIHTGEKIFTCPICGKGFTRAVTLKTHELIHTGQKPFKCAQCGKSFRHAVNLKNHQRIHTGVRPFSCDLCGKTFRQSVNLKIHRRIHTGERPFVCKDCGKSFSQQSSLISHGRTHSEDRPFPCSYCEKKFNNANSLKLHLRIHTGEKPYGCEICGKTFSQGSHLRTHKRHVHAGGKQYICDKCGKRYSDQRNLKMHKCVYA
- the si:ch211-207i20.2 gene encoding zinc finger protein 501 isoform X1, whose translation is MSNFIALQTQLASVMETLVHAAVAELGKLVEDTSVFVFNLEFTPKHNEDDEMTTKLQTESQMKMTHFASVMETLGNEALGKIMKIVDDTKFLMDFEQKSFKAVRGRKSKPQASILNILSEGGMAEEHSYGGSGKNMEETVSTQPTEPQDTDEPEAPFVLAVSVKDELGNIDLGAIAERAAADAYVVDGTPSSDHQCETVPLVSQPSQADLLLEKLVRQRKLFICTECGKSFSTQSNLKAHQRIHTGEKPFTCVICNKGFAHKQSLQDHIRTHTGEKPYECLQCGKCFGKQAHLKTHSIIHTGEKPYSCDLCGKSFNLAQNLARHQQIHTGEKIFTCPICGKGFTRAVTLKTHELIHTGQKPFKCAQCGKSFRHAVNLKNHQRIHTGVRPFSCDLCGKTFRQSVNLKIHRRIHTGERPFVCKDCGKSFSQQSSLISHGRTHSEDRPFPCSYCEKKFNNANSLKLHLRIHTGEKPYGCEICGKTFSQGSHLRTHKRHVHAGGKQYICDKCGKRYSDQRNLKMHKCVYA